In a single window of the Desulfuribacillus alkaliarsenatis genome:
- a CDS encoding TetR/AcrR family transcriptional regulator, with protein sequence MNIKNRQERDREERRELILNAASEIIMQEGIEKLSVRKIGKKIEYSPAIIYHYFKDMDEIIFHVMSRGYQKIIGALASLKITSTTPDGAIKERTRAYINVTLEMGEDYKYVMLNKSPHVKQHTAHMFKGASASKPALAILCRDLKALYPKADDEIIELTAQAISASTFGLIMRLLIEDDIDDTQRERLINHFINTIVDGMIKSGIDYTNKTN encoded by the coding sequence ATGAACATTAAGAACCGTCAAGAACGTGACCGTGAAGAGCGCCGTGAGCTAATCCTTAATGCCGCGTCGGAAATCATTATGCAAGAAGGAATAGAAAAACTGTCTGTCCGTAAAATCGGTAAGAAAATCGAATATTCTCCAGCTATCATTTATCACTATTTCAAAGATATGGATGAAATCATCTTCCATGTTATGAGCAGGGGCTATCAAAAAATAATTGGAGCGCTAGCATCACTAAAAATAACGTCTACTACCCCCGATGGGGCAATAAAGGAACGAACAAGGGCATATATTAACGTAACCTTAGAGATGGGCGAAGACTATAAATACGTGATGTTAAATAAATCACCTCACGTTAAGCAACATACAGCCCATATGTTTAAAGGTGCATCTGCATCAAAGCCTGCTCTGGCAATACTTTGTAGAGACTTAAAGGCTCTTTATCCAAAGGCAGATGATGAAATCATTGAATTAACAGCACAAGCAATAAGTGCTTCCACCTTTGGATTAATTATGCGTTTACTGATTGAAGATGATATCGATGATACTCAAAGAGAACGACTAATTAATCATTTTATTAATACAATTGTTGATGGGATGATTAAATCAGGAATCGATTATACAAATAAAACAAATTGA
- a CDS encoding PstS family phosphate ABC transporter substrate-binding protein, which yields MGRELVGKTITAFFFIAIIVSAGFILAVITAFAGGEKFYTPLVGITAVALIVFVILFTYELVQRRLLYKISLSCLGLLLVVVAAYEINRSYHDSFATVSEQEVNIYEYMPFYNNDKLVSLDEPAAIRIDSNLPRLDGATALYPVYAAFVQATYPEAEYDPYRSEVMCTKTGEAYKRLLNGEADIIFAAQPSRTHLEQAKQQGIELKLTPIGREAFVFFVNSQNEVRGLTVEQIQAIYAGEITSWQEVGGTNQGIRAFQRPENSGSQTMLQSLMEGKSLMMPPTEDVVAGMGGIIEQTANYRNYRNAIGYSFLYFATEMVQNGDIQLLEINGVYPDRNTIASGQYPLAAEFYAITAGSDNPNIEPFLEWILSPQGQTIIEKTGYTPLSK from the coding sequence ATGGGAAGAGAATTAGTTGGAAAAACGATAACAGCTTTCTTTTTTATAGCAATTATTGTATCTGCAGGGTTTATTCTAGCAGTGATAACAGCTTTTGCAGGAGGGGAAAAGTTCTATACGCCTCTAGTAGGAATTACTGCTGTAGCTTTAATAGTATTTGTAATTTTATTTACTTATGAATTGGTGCAAAGAAGGCTATTATATAAAATTTCTCTAAGCTGTCTAGGACTACTATTGGTTGTAGTAGCAGCATATGAGATTAATAGAAGCTACCATGATAGTTTTGCTACGGTAAGTGAGCAAGAGGTTAATATTTATGAATATATGCCTTTTTATAATAATGATAAGCTTGTATCATTAGACGAGCCAGCAGCTATAAGGATAGATAGCAATCTCCCTAGACTTGACGGTGCTACAGCTTTGTATCCAGTGTATGCAGCCTTTGTACAAGCTACATACCCAGAGGCAGAATATGATCCTTACCGTAGTGAAGTTATGTGTACAAAGACGGGAGAGGCATACAAGAGATTACTTAATGGTGAAGCAGATATTATTTTTGCGGCACAACCTTCAAGAACACACTTGGAGCAAGCAAAACAACAAGGAATTGAATTGAAGCTCACGCCAATTGGTAGAGAAGCATTTGTGTTTTTTGTTAATTCGCAGAATGAAGTAAGGGGATTAACAGTAGAACAAATCCAAGCAATTTATGCAGGTGAAATTACTAGCTGGCAGGAAGTAGGAGGCACTAATCAAGGGATAAGAGCGTTTCAGCGTCCGGAGAATAGCGGAAGCCAAACAATGCTACAATCATTAATGGAGGGCAAGAGTTTAATGATGCCACCAACAGAGGATGTAGTTGCGGGAATGGGCGGAATTATTGAACAAACGGCAAATTATCGCAATTATAGAAACGCTATTGGTTACTCTTTCTTATATTTTGCGACTGAAATGGTGCAGAATGGAGATATCCAGCTACTTGAAATTAATGGAGTATATCCAGACCGTAATACAATAGCAAGTGGTCAGTATCCGTTGGCAGCGGAATTCTATGCAATTACAGCAGGTAGTGACAATCCTAATATTGAACCGTTTTTAGAGTGGATTCTATCTCCACAGGGGCAAACAATTATTGAAAAGACGGGGTATACCCCACTATCTAAATAG